Part of the Nicotiana tabacum cultivar K326 chromosome 20, ASM71507v2, whole genome shotgun sequence genome, CATGATATTTACTTCACTCCTAACAAGGAGTcctgaaaagattcttcacacgcccttaactcgggctataacttgAATCAAGATAGACTTTAAGCATCTACTAATTCTTCCATCATCCAACATACCCTTTTCTCATCACTTCCAATTCATATGGATATGCCTCATAGTACTAATATACTCCTCACATAGCCACAACCGTCGTTTCCACTAAtggggacactaccgaacatataagttcaaaaacacatgttcacacaatcagcacctcggcgcTCCTGCCATaagcaaagatccggcctcaagtccttcagactagcccaacatcaactaatagagatcacgtctcgcccctcaatcagggaatcacaagccatcaaggcacatctgatactgagcgctcgttGGTGTATACGATCAcacggaaggaatttcaaaagtttcttttcaagctgaatcaaggacgcacgataagaattcaagaatgtgaagttttcctaaaggttttgcagcctctcgaggataaatacagacgtctccgtaacgatccgcaagactctactaaacctgctcatgattcgtgagacctagtaacctaggctctgataccaacttgtcacgacccaattttctaactgggtcgtgatggcgcctctcgtgaagacaaggccagccaactaaccCAAATCATATCTTTAACAATTATTAAacataaatgaataaataaatacagCTTAACGACAATAATAACCAGTGTTTACAGCCCAACATAACCcgatcggggtgtcacaagtcacgagcatctaaagaaATCCTGAACACAACTACAGGGccaataatatacaaaattaaattctgaaattCTAAAGACAATGTTCGGTGCCACGAACGTTGGCGGTCACCTTGCTCAGCTACAATAGTAATACCTTCAATGAGCTAATATCCCGCTACTGGGTGATCAATACCTGCagctgcacgcgaggtgcagggagtaaagtgagtactccgacccagtgagtaataaaagtaactacagtccgaagataagaaaatccagtaaatacacaaagtaagctaaaatccaaatatacagcaacatatggaactgagcatctaaacaacagtataaatagaaatacatgaatgcaatgcaatatgatggtacattccagtacccactgcggcgtgcagcccgagccatccatatttatttatcgtcgacgacgctcactgggggtgtgtacagactccggaggggctcctacagcccaagcgcaatatcttggtcagtcattgttacctgaccggtcagccattgttacctgaccaatttatatcatacagtacCATTGTTACcattgttcaagtatatcatccagtgtcattgttaccactatttcaagtatatcacacagtgtcattgttaccactgtttcaagtatatcacacagtgtcattgttaccatagtttcaagtatatcacacagtgtcattgttaccactgtttcaagtatatcacacagtgtcattgttatcactgtttcaagtcactttataatcagtccagaaaataatataataagcctcttgggcatttacaaaatagaagttcccaacccggaatacatttaaaaatatcttttaagttttcaacacttagaattatggctgagtttgcaaaacagcatttaaaaccttggactgaaattaaatgataagcaaatcatgctaagtagtaatatcaatcctcgaaggattttacaaatcggcacaaggccccaaacatgacatcaagcccagtaatatcaatgaagtatgtgtatcaatcaccagtatagtataaatatcacacgggatggaccaagtcacaatccccaatagtatccgaccccgcactcgccatggagtgcgtgtcacgcctcaatatagcgttacaatgtgaaagtccggggtttcaaaccctcagaatagcatttacatctattactcacctcgaaccggctacttctttagctcgcgacgcctttgccacttattgacctctgaatgcctcgaatctagccataacgattcgatttagttaataaaaataagaggaattaattccatatggaattctacattttccatcaaaaatccgaaattacacttaaaattcgctcgtggggcccacgtcttggaatccggcgaaactcataaaatccgacaacccattccgatacgagttcaaccataccaaaattatcaaattccgacaacatcttgacctccaaatcttaatttttcatttttggaagattttgcaaaaatcttgatttcttccatttaaatccgaattaaatgatgaaaatagccatggatttatgtaatataaacacttttgagtataggacacttacttgagttgaaatcgtgaagaacacctcaaaatcgcccaagaaccgagctccaaaaatcccgaaacgaaaatgaagaaatgggcatttttggtccttaagtttctgcccgtccgtcactaaaagtctattttcgtcactaaaagtctaccAAAAACAGCTTTACCAGCCATATTCAATcgaccataactttctgtacaaatgtctgAATGACAAAttgtttaactttctggaaactagaatccaagggctacaacttttgtgttttgcatattttatgatttcatatatatttcgagatataagctttcaaagtagcctcctcgcatcagaaatttctgggaaATTTCAAAACAGCTTTACTTGCCCTTATTCAATCGATTATAACCTTCTCTATATATGTCTAAATAATTAATGGTTTAGCTTTCTTGAAACTAGAatgcaagggctacaactttcatgttttgtaacTTTACAGATTCCTTatgtattttgagatataagcttccgaaataGGCTCCACGATTGCACAGTTGCTGTCCAAGACAACTTCTGCAACaaaaaaattctagcaatccttTTATCCGatttccattccgttaaccttccgaaatccacccgaggccctcgggaccctaaccaattatatcaacatgtcccacaatatcattcaaacttttcccaaccttcgaaacacccaaaataacatcaaaacatcaaatcatcatcggattcaagcatatgaatctcacgaacttctaaattccatttttgataaaacaaaaatccaaccaaaccacgtccgaatgacctcaaattttgcagacaagtccaaaatgacataacgaagctacaacaactctcagaattccattccgaccctcggatcaaaatctcacctatcaaccggaattcgccaatatactaactttgccaattcaagcttaattctacaccggtcatcacaaaaatattccggacacactcctaagtcccaaatcacctaacgaagctatccgaaccataaaatttgcatttcgaTCCCTCtgacacataagtcaatatccggttgacttttccaacttaagcttccttaaaagagactaagtgtctcaaaccttaccaaaactagtccgaatgacttcaaattttgcacacaagtcacattcgacattgcggacttgcaccaactttcagaatcgcattccgaccccgatatcaaaattttcacttccggtcgaattttctcaaaaaccttcaaattcctatatttagccaaatgacttcaaaatgaccacCGTACATCCGAATTcgcttccgatcgcgctcccaattccagaatcaccataaaaagctattcccagactcggaatcccaaatggacatctataacactgaaattccttccaacccaaatttatgcaattcttctaaaatactaacttccacaatatacgccgaaatgctcacaggttatccaaaaccaaatccggacatacgcccaagtcctaaatcatcatacgaacatgctgaaactttcagatcccaattccgaggtcgtttactcaaaattccaatcttagtcattttcttcaacttaaggttgccgcaatgaaaagtttctttccaatttgactccgaatttcTTGAAATTCAATTATGACAatacgtacaagtcaatatacctaaaatgaagctgttcatgacttccaactgctgaacgacgtgctaaagcttaaaacgaccggtcgggtcattacatagaggtattacaaagtggcttgtaataggtgtgttacaagttagtgagggataccaaagtctttgtaatagagttattacaaagtggcttgtaatagagtattccaagttagtgagagattaagaagttaattcctaggttgcataggttgtaatctgaagtttgcttggtttagtggagttgaaatcctactagggtaggtcgtggtttttaatcccttgAGTaaggagttttccacgtaaatatCGCGTATTCTTTATTTACGACTATTTGGTTTTATAGTCCGTTGCTTACTGTGAGAACTGATAAAAAACCTGGTtttctatacagtttggtggacgcttagtttctatcatttcctgttggtttggctatttataaataaaaaatctaGTATTTCGAATCGAACTAACACATATTGACCGATCTGGATATACATCTTTAGTATCAGTCTTTACGTCTAGTGGTAAATTTAGATTGAAAGTAATGGTGCATCAGCAACTTCTTGATTTTGGATCTGCCTCTGCCGAGATATATGTGCTATTTTTATAAGATCGTAGTGATAGTATCAAAATTCTTTATACCACTGAATTTAACTTATACTCATCATAATACCTTAAagtaaatattaaattttgaagGGAAATAAAAGTAATCATGAATAGTAAATCTTGGAAGAAAAATGTTCATGTTGTTGTATTTAGGTTGGTTTCTGAAATTATTTGGGCTGCATTGCTGTGAAGAAAACAAGATAACGTGCTATTATTGAAATATTttgcttcattttctttttttaatctcTTTTTGGAGCTCCCATGTATAAGCACACATGGCTTCATCAAGGTTTACAATTACCAATCATTGAAGGAAGACGAAAAAGAGAGTACTCCCAAGTACTTATTATCCTCAATTTTCACTAaacaaacaacaataaaataGATAATTTGTTTCAAGAACTTTCTTGGAAGATCTCCGCACGCATGATGTGAATGTGGATCTTATGAACTGCAAGTAGGGGAGGAGGCAGTAATCGGTTCGGCAAAATCTAGTAACTTTGGCCTAGGCTCAATATTTGTATTATAGAGacactaaattataaaaaatgaaattcaAAATCTAGTTACTAACGTTTAGATTTTATTGTATTAAAATTCAGAACctataaaaatttaaattttggattCGGAATCTGAAAGTATTGTCAAAAGCATGTTGATTACCGCCTTAATGCTCCTCAATTAGCAAACATTTTGTCTGCATAGGCGACAAATTTAATACCGGCTAGAATGGCATTTTTCCCCTCCCGTGCATGTATTTGCATGGTACCAACTATTATaggcttttttcttttcttttcataagAGATAATTCACAAACAACAATATATTTATTACTACGTACTTTATCAACTAATCAATCAATGTATTTCTTGCATcctttttatgtatttttcatttggGAGGAAGTTTCCTAGGGGACAAATTTTGGTAACCTTAGCTGTTGCCAATTAGAGGACAACAAGTCCGTACAAAGAAGGATCCTTCTGTCCTTTTTCCTCAGAGATCTCAGATCTCACGTACTAATCCATCTTCTCATCACCCAAAACTTCCTTTCTGTATTTAGCTATAAAGTGTAGATATAATTAACAAGTGTACAATCCCATCTCAAATTCCCAAGCAAAAGTCCAAAGCTCACAAATATCTTCAGAATATCAATTCCTTTTCTCCAAGAAAATTCAATGGCCCTTCCCAATTTTGATGCTCTAAAGGACTTGCACGACTCAGCCAACGACATGCTTCACTCACCAGTAATCAAACGAGAAATAGCACATCAAGGACAAGAGAAATGGGCTCATGAAGTTTCAGAAACGTCTTTAAGAATGCTGGACGTTTGTGGTACAACCAAAGATGTCCTTTTGCTAGTTAAGGATCATGTCCATGACCTCAAGTCCACTTTCAGAAGAATCACCGTTGGTGAAAACGCAACTGCAGAAAATAAGTTTGCACCTTATCAATGTCACAGGaagaagttgaagaaagaaaTGTTAAAACGCTTGCATTCCTTAAAAGGGATGAAAAATAACAAGTGCATAAACTCATCATCATTATCACTAGAGAACTCGgtgaaagataaagaaaataatCTTATGGTGGTTGTGAATGTGTTAAGAGAAGTAAGAGTGGCAACAATTTCTATTTTGGAATCTTTGATGTCACTTATGTCTATGCCAAGTCCAAATACAAGGAAAACAAATTATAAAGGGTATTTTGGTTCAAAGTTGATGAGAGCAAACAGCTTAAGTTCTTGGGAAAAATGCGACGCCATGACGCTGCAATGTGCCAATAAAAGATTGGGAGCAGTGGAAATGGCCATTGAAGATCTTGAAGGAGAGCTGGAATGTATTATCCGGCGATTGATTCGGACAAGAGTTTCATTACTGAATATACTTACCTACTAGGAAAGGAGTAATATTGAAAAATGACTTGCAAGTTGTCCGTGCCTACTTGCAAGTGCGCAAATAGGAGCTAGCTACCTATTATTTCAAGGGTTTTCCCATGCTCGTTGTTTGCCAGTTAACTAATTGGAACACTGACTGTAGTATTTGTGAATTCAAATCTTAGTTTGATATTCATATTCAGATGAAAACTAATTTCTCTGACGTAGGAGTATTATTTTCCCATTctttcatgtgttgctaaataaAATCAAGGCAATCCGGCCCCTTTATATTTGTCAAAACTCTTAATTCTTTCTGTGTGTCACCTATATTTCGCAAAACTGTGAGCTCAAATTCGTTTAAGCGTTCAAGACGCCAAGTAGCATACACAAGGAAATCCAAAAATTAACAACAAAAGCAGAAACTCGGGCGTCGTGGTTCCTTTTTCGTGATTAAGGACTATTGAGTACCCTTTCTTACGATGAAATTAATTGTCGACTGATAGCATATTTGACCAAGCTTTTCCAagaccaaaagtatttttttgaacttttttagaagttgaagcgaaagcttttagaagaaaaaaaaatttggctagaagagcaattttggagaagcacaaaaaatattttctccctAAAAGTAcctttttgaaaagcacttttaacaAAACTACACTTAAAAACacttttaaaagcttggtcaaacactaattgatgCTCATAAATACTTTTCAAACAAATATATGGCATGTGAATTATAATATAAATTTTATCGTTAGTTAAGTGATACTATATTCTTTCACTATATATGTATTGGTAAAATCTGGCTTTGACACGTGGATATAAATTACATGGCGACACGACATTAGTTGGGATAGGTTTTATCCGGGGGATAAACTAGCAATGCAACTCCGTCCCCGCGAGAAGTGTCTCCGACTAGGTCTTCCCCGGGAAACAAGAGAAAATATCTCGGTTAAGAGCTCCAAAGATGGTTCCAGGAATCCATTTGTGAAGCAACGACTCAGGGTCTGACTAGGTCTTCAACCGTCTCCGAAATATTAGGGATCCACTCACATTCACTAGGCCAGATACTTCTCCCACAACCCGGGAGTGTCTCGACCATTGCTAACCACCTAGAGCGACGTGCGGAAGTGAACATTAGGCTTAGGATACGTACCCCACTTCCCTCACTTGTAATTAATGCAGAGAGACGACTGAACTTACTCATACTAAAGGCTATTATATTTCTTGTCGGGCAGTCAATCTTTACTTTGCAAGTATTGTGGCGGCTCATAACAATACTCAATAAGATTACTCTTTCTTTTGCTTGTCTACTTTAATTACTTCATTATCGTTATTATTGCTCATTTAGTCTAATCATACGATTCAGTCAACTAAGCTTTAATTTCAACCGATTGCTATTGAGCTCATCAAATATTAATGTAATTGGCCTGAAACTATTTTTCAGTAAAACAATTTGGCGCATATCATGGGGCCCTAGCAACTAAGGATTTGACTCGGAGTTCTAGTTGTTTATTCTCATTAAGAGGGGTGTCTCTCACTCATTTGTCAATTTGTTTTCTATTTTGTAACACAGAATGACTAGAAAGAACGTCCAGCTAGCTGACCAGAGCAAGGCACCACAACCTTGTTAACAACGGGGGACTCCATGAATCCCCAGGGAAAGCAGGTCCCGCCTACGGGCAAGGAGATACCGGCTAATAAAGATGCAGCGCCCAGCAAAGGAGCTCACTCAGTAAGGACATGCCACAGCACAAAGACTTGTCCTTCAATACGGTCTTGCTGACTCGTAGCTTCACCGAGCAGAGTGGCGAATCCTCTCTGTCACCATGAACGTAAATAATGCGCTATCATTGGTTTATTTTCCGTCATTGtcgtatttttttatttttatttgtggAGCCCTCATGAAAAAGACCTTGTGGCGTCGTCTAATATACTGCTATCAATCATGAACGAATAAAGAAAAATTCAACTACTTAGCCTCTACTTTCACTAACAAACAACGAGAAAACGTATATTCTTTGTTGGAagattttcttaaatttaaagtTCTCCACAATCTTGGCGTAAATCTTATGAACAGTTACCGGTAATCCTAAATTATGTCGATTACAGCCTAATTGCTCCATTTTTGGTCATCAATTAGCAAACATAATGTCTGATACCAACAAATTAAATTTTGATAGCCGCTAGATTGGCGTATTTCCCCTGCTAATTTTCAAACAACGATATCTTAACAACTATAGTGAGTATCAACTAATCAATCAGtgtatttattttctgtatttccCATATGGGAGGAAGTTTCCAAGGGGGGACAAAATTGGTGCCTTTAGCTGCTGCCAATTAGAGGACAACGAGAGTCCGTACAAAGAAGGATCCTTCCTGTCCTTTTTCCTCAGTTTTCAGATCTCACGTACTACTCCATCTTCTCATGACCAAAACTTCCTTTTCTGTGTTCCAAAACTTCCTTTTCTGTGTTTAACTATGGATTGCAAAGTGTTGACTTAAGCATCTAATCCCATCTCAAATTTCCCAAACAAGTTTAAAAAATCACTTCTTTTGCTCCAAGAAAATTCAATGGCCCTTCCCAATTTTGATGCTCTAAAGGACTTGCACGATTCGGCCAACGACATGCTTAATCACTCACCAGTTGAAATAGCGCATCAGGGACAAGAGAAATGGACTCACGAAGTTTCAGAAACATCATTAAGAATGCTAGACGTTTGTGGCACCACCAAAGATGTCCTTTTGCTCGTTAAGGATCATGTCCATGACCTCAAATCCACCTTCAGAAGAAACAGTGTTGGCGAAAATGCAACTGCAGAAAACAAGTTTGCACCTTATTATTGTCACAGGaagaagttgaagaaagaaaTGTTAAAGCGCTTGCATTCCTTAAAGGGGATGAAAAATAACAAATGCATAGATTTTTCATCATCATCACTAGATAACAAAAATAATCTTATGGTGGTTGTGAATGTGTTAAGAGAAGTAAGAGTTGCAACAATTTCTATTTTGGAATCTTTGATGTCACTTATGTCAATGCCAAGCCCAAATACAAGGAAAACAAATAAAGGGTATTTTGGTTCAAAGTTGATGAGAGTAAACAGCTTAAGTTCCTGGGAAAAATGCGACGCGATGACGCTGCAGTGTGCCAATAAAAGATTGGGAGCAGTGGAAATGGCCATTGAAGATCTTGAAGGAGAGCTGGAATGTATTATCCGACGACTGATCAGAACAAGAGTTTCACTTCTAAATATACTCACCTACTAGGCAACGAGAAATATTAAAAGATGACTTCTGAGCAAATTTATAGGAGCTagatgatgatgtccatctcattgaagaagtattaggcatgtgcctaataagagttttctttggtttggtagccaaccttgttgacttggtttggttggtagccaaccttgttgaatttctttggtttggtagccaactttgttgaattgtgaaaagtgtgtgtaaattgtcaaatatggtaggctttagagagtgaaactttggctataaaaggagagcttcaactctcatttcttcacaccaacaaagagagaaagaaagagtgaggtttcacagacaaggtataagaaaatagtctgtgaagaaaatagagagtgagcgatattgtagtgaggtgggaatatcaaaagagggttatttcttttgagtgttgtagtggtctttggagtatttacctccgacctacaaagtgtaaaattccttactatagtgatatcagttgctcctctcggggtcgtggttttttttcccttattcagaagggttttccacgtaaaaattttggtgtcattgttactcttttattcttgttaattaccgtatgtcggtgctacattattattccgctttattaccgtgaatattattttggtaaggggtttattcccaacaactggtatcagagcacaggttctgctcattcactgaaatactattcactgtcggtagtactatacttggtgaaaaataaaaatgtccggagtaaagtacgaggtagcaaaattcaacggagataacggtttctcaacatggcaaagaagaaTGAGAGATCtactcatccaacaaggattacacaaggttctagatgttgattccaaaaagcctgataccatgaaagttgaggattgggctgacttggatgaaagagctgctagtgcaatcaggttgcacttatcagatgatgtggtaaataacatcattgatgaagacactacacgtggaatttggacaaggttggaaagcctatacatgtccaaaacgctgacaaataaattgtacctgaagaagcagttatacgccctacacatgagtgaaggtacgaattttttgtcacatttaaatgtgtttaacggaataatcacacagcttgccaacctcggagtgaaaatcgaggaagaagataaagccatcttgctattgaactcattgccgtcttcgtacgataatttggcaacaaccatcctgcacggtaagactactattgagttgaaagatgtcacatcggctcttctactcaatgagaagatgagaaagaagcctgaaaatcaaggacaggctctcatcacagaaggtagaggcaggagttatcaaaggagttcgaacaactatggtagatccggagctcgtgggaagtcaaagaaccgatccaaatcaagagtcagaaattgctacaattgtaatcaaccaggtcacttcaaaagagattgcccaaatccaaggaagggcaaaggtgaaaccagtggccagaagaatgacgacaacacagccgccatggtgcaaaataatgataatgttgtcctctttataaatgaggaagaggaatgcatgcacctgtcaggtccagagtcggaatgggtggttgacacagcggcatctcaccatgccacaccggtaagagatcttttttgcagatatgtagcaggtgatttcggcacagtgaaaatgggtaacacaagttactcaaagattgcggggattggtgacatttgtatcaagacaaatgtcggatgcacattggttctaaaggatgtgcggcatgtacctgatttgcggatgaacttgatctcgggaattgctttagaccgagatggatacgagagttattttgcaaatcaaaagtggagactcactaagggatcattggtgattgcaaagggagttgctcgtggcacgttgtatatgacaaatgcagaaatatgccaaggtgaattgaacgcggcacaagatgagatttctgtagatttatggcacaaaagaatgggtcatatgagcgagaagggattgaagattcttgccaagaaatcactcatttcttatgccaaaggtacaactataaaaccttgtgactactgtttatttggtaagcagcacagagtctcatttcagacatcgtctgaaagaaaattgaatatacttgatttagtatattctgatgtttgcggcccaatggaaattgaatcaatgggcggtaacaaatattttgttacttttattgatgatgcttcacgaaaattatgggtttatattttgaaaaccaaagatcaggtgtttcaagttttccagaaatttcatgctctagtagaaagggagacgggtcgaaagctaaagcgcctccgaagtgacaatggaggtgagtacacttcaagggaatttgaagagtattgttcaagtcatgggatcagacatgaaaagacagttcctggaaccccacagcacaatggcgtagccgagaggatgaaccgcaccattgtggagaaggtgagaagcatgctcagaatggctaaactgcctaagtcattctggggtgaagcagttcagacaacctgttacctgatcaataggagtccatcagttccgttggcgtttgaaatcccagagagagtttggaccaacaaggaggtgtcctactcgcatctgaaggtgttcggttgcagagcttttgcacatgtaccaaaagagcagagaacaaagctggatgataaatctgttccctgcatatttatcggatatggagatgaagagttcgggtacagactgtgggatcctgtaaagaagaaggtcaacagaagcagagatgtagtcttccgagaaagtgaagttggaactgctgctgatatgttagaaaaggcgaaaaatggtataattcctaactttgttactattccttctacttctaacaatcccacaagtgcagaaagtacaaccgacgaggttgccgagcaggtgGAGCAACCtagtgaggttattgagcagggggagcaacttgatgaaggtgtcgaggaagtggagcaccccactcagggagaagaacaacctcaacctctgaggagatcagagaggccaagggtagagtcacgcaggtacccttccacagagtatgtcctcatcagtgatgagggggagccagaaagtcttaaggaggtgttgtcccatcc contains:
- the LOC107796595 gene encoding uncharacterized protein LOC107796595, coding for MALPNFDALKDLHDSANDMLNHSPVEIAHQGQEKWTHEVSETSLRMLDVCGTTKDVLLLVKDHVHDLKSTFRRNSVGENATAENKFAPYYCHRKKLKKEMLKRLHSLKGMKNNKCIDFSSSSLDNKNNLMVVVNVLREVRVATISILESLMSLMSMPSPNTRKTNKGYFGSKLMRVNSLSSWEKCDAMTLQCANKRLGAVEMAIEDLEGELECIIRRLIRTRVSLLNILTY
- the LOC107796596 gene encoding uncharacterized protein LOC107796596; the protein is MALPNFDALKDLHDSANDMLHSPVIKREIAHQGQEKWAHEVSETSLRMLDVCGTTKDVLLLVKDHVHDLKSTFRRITVGENATAENKFAPYQCHRKKLKKEMLKRLHSLKGMKNNKCINSSSLSLENSVKDKENNLMVVVNVLREVRVATISILESLMSLMSMPSPNTRKTNYKGYFGSKLMRANSLSSWEKCDAMTLQCANKRLGAVEMAIEDLEGELECIIRRLIRTRVSLLNILTY